AGGACTGAAAACCAAATTGAGTGTGGATAGAAGGTGGGGGGTACAGTAGTTTAGGATCTGAAGGAAAGGTCTAGATGGACAGATGTTAGGATTTGGAGATGGGTTGGGCAGCAGGATAGAAGGTGAGATTCTGAGGTGAAGATCTGACCACTTGCCCTGCATGCTCTCCCTCCTTTGGAGGCACTTCATAGGCTGGCATCCCTCAGCTGCGgtgtctctgcctcctctctgggGCATGAACTGCATTTATACTCAGAACCATCTTAATTGATAAAATCTGGGCTGTTTTCCTGGACTCTTCCTGGCCTTCTGTCATAAATGTGAGCATAGATTGCTGACCTAAGTCGGTGGGAACAAAacaaatatctttatttctcaGAACGGGAGTTTAGGAGCAGTGGGTTCCCGTCTTCTGAACTGGCTTTTAACGGTCCCTCTCCCTGCTGTGGGTTAGCACGGCTACTCTGCTCCACTCTGGGCCTCAGCGAATCTGTCACCCTCCAGGCCTTACATGTGGCAGTTGTTTTCTCCTTTGCAGGTGCAGCCGGGTGTGTAGCAACATTACTGCATGATGCAACCATGAATCCAGTAGAAGGTAATGCGTCCCCAGCCTTTCCCTCCATGGCAGCTGCACCTGTATTTCTGGACTTTTGCTTTATATCTGGTTTGCAGAAGaaagccagggagcagcccctcaGTTTTGGTGGGAAATCCCTCCAAGTTACCTGTCTTACCGCTAGAGGGCGCTCCCTCCATGTTGTCAGTACTTAGGAGGAGCCCCTTAGAAAGCACACGAGATTGAATTCATCTTTGGGGCTTTCTTAGAAAAAGATGTACTTGTGCTGGATCTTCTTGGAAATCCCGTTGTAATGGATTTGAGCTCATCTGAAAACTTAGCAAGACTGGAGACAGATTTGGACTTAAAAATAGTGTCTTTCTTGTTGGAATGAAAATAGAGATAGGAATGAAAGGGTACATTGTAGAGCTCTGTCCCCACACTGCTGCTTGGATCTTGGCTTTTCAGCTGAAGAGTGAGGCACCCAGACCCATGCAAAGGGGTAGCACAGTTGCATAGTTCCTTAGGTTCCAGATCTTCACGTCTGCGGAGCCATGGCAGGAAGGGCCAGGGCTAAGCTGAAGACACAGAGCTCACTCAGGGTAGTACCCGAGGGGGTAGGGGATGTCTGGAAACTAAAGCCACATTCCTGAatgagaattttgtttgttgttggTAAACCTCCTCCTAGAGAGAGATCACAGGTATTAATTGGCATGAAGTGGAAGTGGGTCCATTATTTCCTGGCCCTTTATCAGCTCTCTCCTACCCGCTCCTCTCAGAAAAGGGCCACCCTAACTTCTCAGGCTAACTGACAGCTCACTcgtacttttttctttctccattccaCTGGCTGATCCACTGACTTGGGACTCTGACTCCGGACGTTCTTGTTCACCGGTTGATTGCTGTCACCATTTCCTTGCTGATGGCACCACCAGTGGTCAAGCAGAGGATGCAGATGTTCAACTCGCCGTACCACCGGGTGACAGACTGTGTACGGGCTGTGTGGCAGAACGAAGGAGCCGGGGCCTTTTACCGCAGCTACACCACCCAGCTAACCATGAATGTTCCCTTCCAAGCCATCCACTTCATGACCTATGAGTTCCTGCAGGAGCACTTTAACCCCCAGAGACGGTACAACCCCAGCTCCCACGTCCTCTCTGGAGCCTGTGCAGGAGCTGTAGCTGCCGCTGCCACCACCCCACTGGACGTTTGCAAAACACTTCTCAACACCCAGGAGTCCCTGGCTTTGAACTCAAATGTTATAGGACACATCACAGGCATGGCCAGTGCCTTCAGGACGGTGTATCAAGTAGGTGGGGTGACCGCCTACTTCCGAGGGGTGCAGGCTAGAGTCATTTACCAGATCCCCTCCACAGCCATTGCATGGTCTGTGTATGAGTTCTTCAAATACTTCATCACTAAACGGCAAGAAGAGTGGAGAGCCGGCAAGTGAAGTGGAGCTGCCTGGAGGCAGGGCTTCCATCAGCGCTGCTGTGCATGCGCACTCCAGCCACATTCTGTCTTCTGGCACGTTCCAGCCTTGCGTGGAGTTGGAAAGAAGGTAGAGGGCTCTTCCCAGGCTGTTGGCGTTTTGGCTAACACCAGTTGCTGCTGCTCGCCATGGCCACAACCTTTCCTTCCAGGCCCTCAGCAAGCAGCAAAGCGCACCCCAGCACCTTGGACAGCCTCTTTCCATCCTGGGCCTGATGACCTGCTGTAGCCTGTTCTGGAGGGATAAGCAGCTCATTCCCCTGGTTCCTAATAAAAAGCCTTTAAATCAAGTGGTTTCATTGGGTTTGTCTTAACAAAGGGGAAGTGAAATGCTGTCAGCTATTCTTGACTTTAAGCATAAATCAAGGGGCCCAAGGGGAAGGTTATTGTGTATGTCTGTAGTTTTGTTTCTGCTGATTTTCATGGTGAGTTAGACAGGCCCTACTCCCCTTCTTTTGGTAATAAGCTCCAAGGAGCCTCCCTGATGGGAGGAACAATGGACCTTTGACAGATCCTAGCTAAATAGGTGCCCCCCAGGATTACCTCTTCCCCCAGGCAGTAGTATGGCCTGAACAGGTAGCTCTCTGCTGTGGCTCTCAGCTCTGCCTGTCAAAGTGAAACTTTCTGTGTGGCACTTTGTTTTCTAATGTAGTTGTAAAACTAAAACTGCCTAGTGAACCTCCAAGTCCTGAAAATCATGTAAATAATAATACCTTTAATTTCATTTGAAGccttttataaaatactttaacGTAAGTGATTTCATTTGGTCACAATAACTGTGAAGTAGGTAGTACTGGTATCATCCCTCTTTCACAGGTAAGGAAAGGTCAGAGAAGCTGACTTGCTCAAGGCCTCACAGTAAGTACAAACTGAAACCCCAGCCCAGATCTTTTGCCCCCAGTGGTGAATCTAACTGCCTTTCTGCAGATAGGCAACAAGCAGAAGGCATGCACTCCACCTGCCAACTCCTGAAGAAGCTCCCTGCCTAGTGACTGCTTAGGCTCTGGAGGTTTTCAGGGATAGGACTTTGGATAGGTCTAGTCCTCTTCTGGGTATCACTAGTTAGTTAGCAAGTTCTTCGGTACTTAGAGTGGAAATCTACCCCCATCAAACTCCCGTCTGTTACCCTTATTATGTTATTTGTCATTCATGCAATACCTATCGCTTCTGCGTGTCAGGCACTGGTGTTGGGGATACAATGACAAAACCATCACAGCCCTTCAAGGAGCTTGTTGTCTGGAGAAGAAAGTAGGTGTAAACAGGCAGTCACAAGATAAAATTATAAGAACTATGATAGGGTAAACCTAGACTATTTGGGGGACTAGGGAGGGGGGTTCTGGAGAGTTATCTGAGGTGGCATCTGGAAGGCAAATAAGGTAACTAGGTgaagagggggaggggaatgTTCTAGGCAAAGACCTGGGGGTAAGAGAGTAAGTCGAGTTCCGTATGTGGTTTGGTAGGGCTGGCACTGGGCAGGGCGTGCAGCTG
The genomic region above belongs to Manis javanica isolate MJ-LG chromosome 7, MJ_LKY, whole genome shotgun sequence and contains:
- the SLC25A28 gene encoding mitoferrin-2 isoform X1 — encoded protein: MELEGRGAGGVAGGPAAGPGRSPGESALLDGWLQRGVGRGAGGGEAGACRPPVRHDPDSGPDYEALPAGATVTTHMVAGAVAGILEHCVMYPIDCVKTRMQSLQPDPAARYHNVLEALWRIIRTEGLWRPMRGLNVTATGAGPAHALYFACYEKLKKTLSDVIHPGGNSHIANGAAGCVATLLHDATMNPVEVVKQRMQMFNSPYHRVTDCVRAVWQNEGAGAFYRSYTTQLTMNVPFQAIHFMTYEFLQEHFNPQRRYNPSSHVLSGACAGAVAAAATTPLDVCKTLLNTQESLALNSNVIGHITGMASAFRTVYQVGGVTAYFRGVQARVIYQIPSTAIAWSVYEFFKYFITKRQEEWRAGK
- the SLC25A28 gene encoding mitoferrin-2 isoform X2 — encoded protein: MNPVEVVKQRMQMFNSPYHRVTDCVRAVWQNEGAGAFYRSYTTQLTMNVPFQAIHFMTYEFLQEHFNPQRRYNPSSHVLSGACAGAVAAAATTPLDVCKTLLNTQESLALNSNVIGHITGMASAFRTVYQVGGVTAYFRGVQARVIYQIPSTAIAWSVYEFFKYFITKRQEEWRAGK